The following coding sequences are from one Vibrio syngnathi window:
- a CDS encoding YraN family protein, with product MGLFSRKFLSKPSITHKQVGDKYEAVAKSYLINHGLSLIEENFIAKCGEIDLIMRHNNTVVFAEVKYRKQTRYGHAAEMVTAKKSQKLLKTANVWLMQQGLSVHSTDYRFDIVAIEGPNDNIDWIQNAITQG from the coding sequence ATGGGGCTTTTTAGCCGTAAGTTCCTATCCAAACCATCAATCACCCACAAACAAGTGGGTGATAAATACGAGGCTGTGGCAAAATCGTACCTGATTAACCACGGTTTATCGTTAATAGAAGAAAACTTCATAGCAAAATGTGGCGAGATTGATCTTATAATGCGCCATAACAATACCGTTGTGTTTGCTGAGGTAAAATACCGTAAGCAAACCCGCTACGGACATGCCGCTGAAATGGTGACAGCCAAAAAGTCACAAAAGCTACTCAAAACAGCCAACGTTTGGCTTATGCAGCAAGGCTTGTCGGTACATTCTACAGATTACAGGTTTGATATCGTTGCCATTGAAGGGCCGAATGACAATATCGACTGGATTCAAAACGCGATTACCCAAGGATAA
- a CDS encoding phosphoheptose isomerase, with product MLDSIKESFTESIQIQIAAAEALPDAITHAAQAMVATLLNGNKILCCGNGGSASNAQQFVSCLLNRFETERPSLPAMALTADNTTLTAVANDYHYEEIFSKQVRAFGQTGDILLAISTSGNSKNIIKAMEAAVTRDMTIIAFTGKDGGEMAGLLGEHDVEIRIPSHRTARIHEVHMVTLHCLCDLIDQVLFPAHEE from the coding sequence ATGCTAGACAGCATCAAAGAAAGTTTTACAGAAAGTATTCAAATCCAAATTGCAGCGGCTGAAGCACTGCCAGACGCAATCACGCATGCCGCTCAAGCAATGGTTGCAACCCTGCTCAACGGAAACAAGATTCTTTGTTGTGGTAATGGTGGTTCGGCGTCGAACGCTCAGCAATTTGTATCTTGCCTACTTAATCGCTTTGAAACCGAGCGCCCTAGCCTTCCAGCAATGGCTCTCACTGCTGACAATACTACGTTAACGGCTGTCGCTAACGACTACCACTATGAAGAGATCTTCTCTAAGCAGGTACGTGCGTTTGGTCAAACTGGTGATATTTTACTGGCTATCTCTACCAGCGGTAACAGCAAGAACATAATCAAAGCGATGGAAGCGGCGGTAACTCGTGATATGACTATCATCGCCTTTACCGGTAAAGACGGCGGTGAAATGGCTGGCCTGCTTGGTGAACACGATGTAGAAATTCGTATCCCTTCACACCGTACAGCACGCATTCACGAAGTACACATGGTGACACTACACTGCTTATGTGACCTAATCGATCAAGTACTCTTCCCTGCTCACGAAGAGTGA
- a CDS encoding BON domain-containing protein, which yields MKSLTSMKLLKLISVSLLTLSLSGCAGLFIAGAATTANLVTDTRTTKEIWSDNNIEFEVAAMTNKPPFRGNVSVTASSYRGSVVLMGQATTDAERRSFESQAKAVTGVESIHNQIRVKEPLSVTAISKDSWITTKVKSALLAESELNGIKVKVITEDSEVFLLGLVSREHADIATEVARNISGVKQVIRAFEYGEEDASVN from the coding sequence ATGAAATCATTAACTTCTATGAAGCTGCTTAAGCTGATTAGTGTTTCGCTACTTACACTGTCGTTATCTGGTTGTGCTGGTCTTTTCATTGCTGGTGCAGCAACTACTGCAAATCTAGTCACAGATACACGAACCACCAAAGAGATTTGGAGCGACAACAATATCGAATTTGAAGTTGCAGCTATGACTAATAAACCGCCATTTCGTGGCAACGTCAGTGTCACAGCAAGCTCTTACCGCGGTTCAGTAGTCCTGATGGGGCAAGCAACGACAGATGCTGAACGTCGTTCTTTTGAAAGCCAAGCCAAAGCAGTGACGGGAGTTGAAAGCATACACAACCAGATTCGAGTGAAAGAACCATTGTCTGTTACTGCTATCAGTAAAGACAGTTGGATTACCACTAAAGTGAAGTCTGCCCTACTTGCTGAGTCTGAGCTTAACGGCATAAAAGTTAAAGTAATTACTGAAGATTCAGAAGTATTTCTGCTGGGATTGGTTTCTCGAGAACACGCTGATATCGCGACAGAAGTTGCGCGTAATATCTCTGGTGTGAAGCAGGTGATTCGAGCGTTTGAATATGGCGAAGAAGACGCTTCGGTAAACTAA
- the sspB gene encoding ClpXP protease specificity-enhancing factor, whose translation MDISNMTPRRPYMLRAFYEWLVDNELTPHLVVEATLPGVRVPDEFVQDGQIILNIAPRAVGQLELGNEAVTFSARFSGRPHSVIVPLYAVQAIYARENGAGTMFEPEEAYMEAFEEGIEESPFEEPEKGPSLSVATADVDAEESDSEPEPSRPAKGRPSLRVIK comes from the coding sequence ATGGATATTTCAAATATGACTCCACGCCGACCATACATGCTTCGTGCATTTTATGAATGGCTGGTTGATAACGAACTGACTCCACACTTGGTTGTTGAAGCAACATTGCCGGGTGTGAGAGTTCCAGACGAGTTTGTTCAAGATGGTCAGATCATTCTGAACATCGCGCCTCGTGCGGTTGGACAACTTGAACTGGGTAACGAAGCTGTGACGTTTAGTGCTCGCTTTAGTGGTCGTCCACACTCTGTGATCGTTCCTCTATATGCAGTACAAGCGATTTATGCTCGTGAGAATGGTGCTGGCACCATGTTTGAACCTGAAGAGGCTTACATGGAAGCGTTTGAAGAAGGAATTGAAGAAAGTCCTTTTGAAGAACCAGAAAAAGGCCCATCTTTGAGTGTTGCAACAGCAGACGTAGATGCTGAAGAGTCTGACTCAGAACCTGAGCCATCTCGTCCAGCGAAAGGTCGCCCAAGTCTTCGTGTTATCAAATAG
- the sspA gene encoding stringent starvation protein SspA, whose amino-acid sequence MAVAANKRSVMTLFSSASDMYSHQVRIVLAEKGVSVEVELVDEKNLPAELVELNPYKSVPTLVDRELALYDSKIIMEYLDERFPHPPLMPVYPVARGNSRLMMYRIERNWYSVAEKIVKGNAEESEAARVKLRNDLLTLAPIFAEYEYFMSEEFSLIDCYLAPLLWRLPELGIELIGPGSKELKIYMNRVFERDSFLASLTEAEREMRLVR is encoded by the coding sequence ATGGCTGTAGCTGCCAATAAACGTTCTGTAATGACTCTTTTCTCAAGTGCTTCTGATATGTATAGCCATCAGGTGCGCATTGTTCTTGCTGAAAAAGGCGTAAGTGTTGAAGTTGAGTTGGTTGATGAGAAAAATCTACCAGCAGAGCTTGTTGAACTGAACCCGTACAAATCAGTACCTACTCTTGTTGATCGTGAGCTTGCTCTATATGACTCAAAGATCATCATGGAATACCTAGATGAGCGTTTCCCTCATCCACCATTGATGCCTGTATACCCGGTTGCTCGTGGTAATAGTCGTCTAATGATGTACCGCATTGAGCGTAACTGGTATTCAGTTGCAGAGAAGATCGTTAAAGGCAACGCTGAAGAATCTGAAGCAGCTCGCGTGAAATTACGCAACGACCTACTAACTCTTGCACCTATCTTCGCTGAGTATGAATACTTCATGAGCGAAGAGTTTAGCCTAATTGATTGTTACCTAGCTCCGCTACTATGGCGCTTACCTGAGCTTGGTATCGAACTGATTGGTCCAGGTTCTAAAGAACTTAAGATTTACATGAACCGCGTATTCGAACGTGATTCATTCCTAGCTTCTCTAACGGAAGCTGAGCGTGAGATGCGACTCGTTCGCTAA
- a CDS encoding cytochrome c1 — translation MKKWIVILFAMLPSLAMAAGAGVPLDKANNDLTDKASLQNGAKMFMNYCFACHSTQYQRYERVANDLEIPLDLMKENLIFDPEVKIGSLMVNAMPSEQAAGWFGAPPPDLTLVARVRGADWLYTYLRTFYEDPSRPFGVNNLVFPSVGMPHVLEELQGIPTPIYDTHMVDGEEVKVVVGTETDGSGELSAGEYDEAVRDLVNFLVYSGDPVQLERHAMGWWVMAFLVIFTIIVILLKKEYWRDVH, via the coding sequence ATGAAAAAGTGGATTGTAATTTTATTTGCTATGTTGCCGTCACTAGCGATGGCAGCGGGTGCAGGCGTACCATTAGACAAAGCAAACAATGATTTAACAGACAAAGCTTCATTGCAAAATGGCGCTAAGATGTTCATGAACTACTGTTTCGCTTGTCACTCAACGCAGTACCAACGTTATGAACGTGTTGCGAATGATTTGGAGATTCCTTTAGACCTAATGAAGGAAAACCTGATCTTCGATCCTGAAGTAAAAATTGGTAGCTTGATGGTTAACGCTATGCCTTCTGAGCAAGCAGCTGGTTGGTTTGGTGCACCACCACCAGATCTAACATTGGTAGCTCGTGTTCGTGGCGCAGATTGGCTATACACGTACCTTCGTACTTTCTATGAAGATCCGTCTCGTCCATTTGGTGTGAACAACCTGGTTTTCCCAAGTGTTGGTATGCCGCATGTTCTTGAAGAACTACAAGGTATCCCAACGCCAATCTACGATACTCACATGGTCGATGGTGAGGAAGTAAAGGTTGTTGTTGGTACTGAAACAGATGGTTCTGGCGAATTAAGTGCTGGTGAATACGACGAAGCAGTTCGTGACCTTGTTAACTTTTTGGTTTACTCGGGCGACCCTGTTCAACTTGAGCGTCATGCTATGGGTTGGTGGGTAATGGCCTTCTTAGTAATCTTCACTATCATCGTGATTTTGCTGAAGAAAGAGTATTGGCGTGATGTGCACTAA
- a CDS encoding cytochrome b, protein MQGLLDWVEKRLPAMNAYKKHLSEYPMPKNFNFWYLFGSLAMLVLVNQILTGIWLTMNYVPSGEGAFASVEYIMRDVEYGWLLRYMHSTGASAFFVVIYLHMFRGLIYGSYQKPRELLWIFGMLIFLVLMAEAFMGYLLPWGQMSYWGAQVIISLFGAIPVIGDDLTLWIRGDYIISGATLNRFFALHVIALPIVLLLLIVLHVLALHEVGSNNPDGIETKLPKGTMGDDYKTQFPFHKDYTKKYDIIDSIPFHPYGTVKDMVGVAGFLFLFCYVLFFNPEMGGYFLEPPNFEAANPLKTPEHIAPVWYFTPFYAVLRAVPDKLLGVVAMGASIVVLFLLPWFDRCKVRSYRYRSKLHLINIIQFTISFIALGVLGALPATPTYTLLAQIFSLGYFMFFVLLWFYSKNEATKPLPERVTFK, encoded by the coding sequence ATGCAAGGATTGCTTGATTGGGTAGAGAAACGTCTACCCGCGATGAATGCTTACAAAAAGCATTTATCTGAATACCCAATGCCTAAGAACTTTAACTTTTGGTACCTTTTTGGTTCTTTAGCTATGTTGGTACTGGTTAACCAAATCCTTACGGGTATTTGGCTGACAATGAACTATGTACCGTCTGGTGAGGGCGCATTTGCTTCTGTTGAATACATCATGCGTGATGTGGAATACGGTTGGCTACTACGTTACATGCACTCAACAGGAGCTTCAGCATTCTTTGTTGTAATCTACCTGCATATGTTCCGTGGCCTAATTTACGGTTCTTACCAAAAACCTCGTGAGCTACTTTGGATCTTCGGTATGTTGATCTTCTTAGTACTTATGGCTGAGGCTTTCATGGGTTACTTACTGCCATGGGGTCAAATGTCTTACTGGGGTGCTCAGGTAATCATATCTCTATTTGGTGCGATCCCTGTTATTGGTGACGATCTAACGCTTTGGATCCGTGGTGACTACATCATCTCTGGCGCAACGTTGAACCGTTTCTTCGCACTGCACGTTATCGCTCTGCCAATCGTACTTCTGCTGCTTATCGTACTTCACGTACTGGCGCTGCATGAAGTGGGTTCGAACAACCCGGACGGTATCGAAACTAAGCTTCCTAAAGGCACAATGGGCGACGACTACAAGACTCAGTTCCCATTCCACAAGGATTACACTAAGAAATACGACATCATCGACTCTATTCCTTTCCACCCATACGGGACGGTAAAAGATATGGTAGGTGTTGCTGGTTTCCTATTCTTATTCTGCTACGTGCTGTTCTTTAACCCAGAGATGGGTGGGTACTTCCTTGAGCCGCCTAACTTTGAAGCTGCAAACCCACTGAAAACACCTGAGCATATTGCTCCAGTTTGGTACTTCACGCCGTTCTACGCGGTACTACGTGCTGTTCCAGATAAACTGTTAGGTGTCGTTGCAATGGGCGCATCTATTGTTGTGCTATTCCTACTGCCATGGTTCGACCGTTGTAAAGTGCGTTCTTACCGTTACCGTAGCAAACTGCATTTGATTAACATCATCCAATTCACAATAAGCTTTATTGCGCTTGGTGTACTTGGCGCGCTTCCAGCAACGCCAACATACACGCTACTAGCTCAAATCTTTAGCTTAGGTTACTTCATGTTCTTCGTTCTGCTGTGGTTCTACAGTAAAAATGAAGCGACGAAACCATTACCAGAAAGGGTGACATTCAAATGA
- the petA gene encoding ubiquinol-cytochrome c reductase iron-sulfur subunit translates to MSNAPLNNGRRRFLTATTAVVGGLGAAAVAVPFIKSWNPSAKAKAAGAPVEVEVSKLEPGQMVRVEWQGKPVWVVRRAESVLENLKAIGGQLRDPQSEAEQQPEYAQNEFRSIKPEFFVAVGFCTHLGCSPTYLPDSFAEQVQGVKSGFFCPCHGSKFDMAGRVFQGVPAPLNLVVPKHMYLSDTKIMIGVDEGDA, encoded by the coding sequence ATGAGCAACGCGCCTTTAAATAACGGTCGCAGGCGTTTCTTAACCGCAACAACAGCCGTTGTTGGTGGTTTAGGAGCAGCTGCTGTAGCCGTGCCTTTTATTAAATCATGGAATCCGAGTGCCAAGGCGAAAGCTGCGGGCGCACCGGTGGAAGTGGAAGTCAGTAAGTTAGAACCGGGACAAATGGTTCGTGTCGAGTGGCAAGGTAAACCTGTATGGGTTGTACGCCGTGCTGAATCGGTGCTAGAGAATCTAAAAGCGATCGGTGGTCAACTTCGTGACCCTCAATCTGAAGCTGAACAACAACCAGAATACGCGCAGAACGAGTTTCGTTCAATTAAGCCGGAATTCTTTGTTGCTGTTGGTTTCTGTACGCACTTAGGTTGTTCTCCAACTTACCTGCCAGATTCTTTCGCAGAACAGGTTCAGGGCGTTAAGTCTGGTTTCTTCTGTCCTTGTCATGGTTCAAAGTTTGATATGGCAGGTCGAGTATTCCAAGGCGTACCGGCTCCATTGAACCTTGTTGTACCAAAGCATATGTATTTGAGTGACACGAAGATCATGATTGGTGTGGACGAGGGAGACGCGTAA
- the rpsI gene encoding 30S ribosomal protein S9, with protein sequence MAENQYYGTGRRKSSAARVFIKPGSGEIVINKRSLDVYFGRPTSRMVVKQPLELVELTEKLDLYITVSGGGISGQAGAIRHGITRALMEYDETLRPALRAAGYVTRDARCVERKKVGLRKARRKPQFSKR encoded by the coding sequence ATGGCAGAGAATCAATACTACGGCACTGGTCGTCGCAAAAGCTCAGCAGCTCGTGTTTTCATCAAACCAGGCTCTGGTGAGATCGTAATCAACAAGCGCAGCCTTGATGTTTACTTCGGTCGTCCAACTTCTCGTATGGTTGTTAAGCAACCTCTTGAGCTAGTTGAACTAACTGAGAAACTTGACCTTTACATCACTGTTTCTGGTGGTGGTATTTCAGGTCAAGCTGGCGCAATCCGCCACGGTATCACTCGTGCTCTTATGGAATACGATGAAACTCTACGTCCTGCTCTACGTGCAGCTGGCTATGTTACGCGTGACGCTCGTTGCGTTGAACGTAAGAAAGTTGGTCTACGTAAAGCACGTCGTAAACCTCAATTCTCTAAGCGTTAA
- the rplM gene encoding 50S ribosomal protein L13: protein MKTFVAKPETVKRDWYVVDAEGKTLGRLASEIASRLRGKHKAEYTPHVDTGDYIIVVNAEKVAVTGNKAKGKVYYRHSEFPGGLKTITFEKLIAKKPEMVLELAVKGMLPRGPLGRAMYRKLKVYAGTEHNHVAQQPQVLDI, encoded by the coding sequence ATGAAAACTTTCGTTGCTAAACCAGAAACTGTAAAACGCGACTGGTATGTTGTAGACGCTGAAGGCAAAACTCTTGGCCGTCTAGCAAGTGAAATCGCTTCTCGCCTACGCGGCAAGCACAAAGCAGAATACACTCCTCACGTAGACACTGGTGATTACATCATCGTTGTTAACGCTGAGAAAGTTGCTGTAACTGGTAACAAAGCTAAGGGTAAGGTTTACTACCGTCACTCTGAGTTCCCAGGTGGTCTTAAAACTATCACTTTTGAAAAGCTAATTGCTAAGAAACCAGAAATGGTTCTTGAACTAGCAGTTAAAGGTATGCTTCCACGTGGTCCACTAGGCCGCGCGATGTACCGTAAGCTTAAAGTGTACGCTGGTACTGAGCACAACCATGTTGCTCAACAGCCACAAGTACTAGACATCTAA